From the Mya arenaria isolate MELC-2E11 chromosome 17, ASM2691426v1 genome, the window TCGTGCGACAGAGCCATGTGTGTTCGCACTCAGAACAACACCTCGTGCGACAGAGCCATGTGTGTTCGCACTCAGAACAACACCTCGTGCGGCAGAGGTCATGTGTGTTCGCACTCAGAACAACACCTCGTTCGGCAGAGGTCATGTGTGCTCGCACTCAGAACAACACCTATTGCGGCAGAGGTCATGTGTGTTCGCACTCAGAACAACACCTCGTGCAGGAGAGGTCATGTGTGTTCGCACTCAAAACAACACCTATTGCGGCAGAGGTCATGTGTGTTCGCACTCAGAACAACACCTATTGCGGCAGAGGTCATGTGTGTTCGCACTCAGAACAACACCTCGTTCGGCAGAGGTCATGTGTGCTCGCACTCAGAACAACACCTATTGCGGCAGAGGTCATGTGTGTTCGCACTCAGAACAACACCTCGTGCAGGAGAGGTCATGTGTGTTCGCACTCAGAACAACACCTATTGCGGCAGAGGTCATGTGTGTTCGCACTCAGAACAACACCTATTGCGGCAGAGGTCATGTGTGTTCGCACTCAGAACAACACCTATTGCGGCAGAGGTCATGTGTGTTCGCACTCAGAACAACACCTATTGCGGCAGAGGTCATGTGTGTTCGCACTCAGAACAACACCTCGTGCAGGAGAGGTCATGTGTGTTCGCACTCAGAACAACACCTCGTGCAGGAGAGGTCATGTGTGTTCGCACTCAGAACAACACCTCGTGCAGGAGAGGTCATGTGTATTCGCATTCAGAACAACACCACGTTCGGCAGAGGCATGTGTGTTCGCGTTCAGAACAACACCTCGTGCGGCAGAGCCTTGTGTGTTCGCACTCAAAACAACACTGTGTCTGGCAGAGCAATGTGTGGGCGTTCTCATAACAACACCACGTGCGACAGAGCCATGGGTGTGCGTACTCAGAACTACACCTCATGTGGCAGAGCCAAGTGTGTTCGTACTCAGAGCAACACCTCGTGCGGCCGGGCAATGTGTGTGCGTACTCAGAACAACACCTCGTGCGGCAGAGCCATGTGTGTTCGCACTCAAAACAACACCTCGTGCGTCAGAGCCATGTGTTTGCGCACTCAGAACAACACCTCGTGTGGCAGAGCCATGTGTGTTCGCACTTAGAACAACACCTCGTGCAGCAGAGCCATGTGTGCTCGCATTTAGAACAACACCTCATGTGTCAGAGCCATGTGTGTTCGCACTTAGAACAACACCTCGTGCAGCAGAGCCATGTGTGCTCGCATTTAGAACAACACCTCGTGTGTCAGAGTCATGTGTGTGCGTTCTCATATCAACACCTCGTGTGTCAAATCCATGTGTGCGTACTCATAACAACACCTCGTGTGTCAGAGCCATGTGTGTGCGTACTCAGAACATCACCTCGTGCGGCAGATGACCCCGTGTTTGTATGtacttgaaatttaaagaatGACTAACATATTTATGCAGCGCTTTgcgatattttatttattagacTATGACAAAGGAATAAAGACAAATCTATGTgatttaagaataatttatattcaataaataaaaaccaacaaatgataacaaaaaacaacacatctgaTGGCAATTCTGGATTTAAAACAAGTCCGGAAGTGACGTATTCGAGCACGTGATATAAGGTGCCGTTGATGAGACATCTCAGCTTTTCGTCTTAGGATGTTTTTAGCGCTTACTTGCCACCAGTTCTGAAATCACAAACCACTACATATTAGTAAATTATACCTCATATTACCCTGTTACATCGCTTAGTCATATGATTATTTTCtcgggatggcaacgagtacccgagtactcgatcaatCACCAGAGTACtcgaaaaaaaatttttttttataaaattcaccaaATACATGATATACAGAGGTAAGTATCACATCTAGCATGTTTCCAAGaagacaatttacggtccctcttatct encodes:
- the LOC128223224 gene encoding Kruppel-like factor 18; its protein translation is MCVRHQNNTSCGRAMCVRIQNNTSYGKSNRVRTQNNTSCGRAICVRTQNNTSCGRGHVCSHSEQHLVRQSHVCVHSERHLVRQSHVCSHSEQHLVRQSHVCSHSEQHLVRQSHVCSHSEQHLVRQSHVCSHSEQHLVRQRSCVFALRTTPRSAEVMCARTQNNTYCGRGHVCSHSEQHLVQERSCVFALKTTPIAAEVMCVRTQNNTYCGRGHVCSHSEQHLVRQRSCVLALRTTPIAAEVMCVRTQNNTSCRRGHVCSHSEQHLLRQRSCVFALRTTPIAAEVMCVRTQNNTYCGRGHVCSHSEQHLLRQRSCVFALRTTPRAGEVMCVRTQNNTSCRRGHVCSHSEQHLVQERSCVFAFRTTPRSAEACVFAFRTTPRAAEPCVFALKTTLCLAEQCVGVLITTPRATEPWVCVLRTTPHVAEPSVFVLRATPRAAGQCVCVLRTTPRAAEPCVFALKTTPRASEPCVCALRTTPRVAEPCVFALRTTPRAAEPCVLAFRTTPHVSEPCVFALRTTPRAAEPCVLAFRTTPRVSESCVCVLISTPRVSNPCVRTHNNTSCVRAMCVRTQNITSCGR